A stretch of Strix aluco isolate bStrAlu1 chromosome 16, bStrAlu1.hap1, whole genome shotgun sequence DNA encodes these proteins:
- the FNBP4 gene encoding formin-binding protein 4 isoform X4 — protein sequence MGKKSRAAPGRRPILQLSPPGPRRDEAAVPPAEGADSGSEPDEPEAVAEPPRSAPNPPPPAPAAVKPTGGLCLLGAYADSDDEEGETLEKSTRPADANGNNSADIDSTLANFLAEIDAITAPPQPAEPTSSSSSSAPPPTPPRPEPKDSGSQSSSTTNGAGAAPAPEWQYDTQCSLAGVGELEMGDWQEVWDENTGCYYYWNTQSNEVTWELPQYLATQVQGLQHYQHSTVAGANGSFVAAAELYPQEKGAAPGTIGRGANLTKREVKKEVNEGVQALSNSEEEKKGVAAALLAPLLPDVVKEEEERWRRKVICKEEVELPSEEEAKAEETAAAPEEPEPSRDPLEDTLQEDLCSVVQSGESAEEEEEQDTLELEMVLERKKAELRALEEGDGSISGSSPLSDGSQSASQDATRRLASKRGKWKLFVGAASPESASRGSSKTGRESPEAGEAATSTEAADANSDKEAESEEPQEKAKAQGAPKIEEEEQDLKFQIGELANTLTSKLEFLGINRQSISNFHMLLLQTETRIADWREGALNGNYLKRKLQDAAEQLKQYEINATPKGWSCHWDREHRRYFYVNERSGESQWEFPDGEDEEEGQQTTDRKADGPPKPPPKDKGERAGDPAERTAGSLCKESFSGQVPATSLMPLTPFWTLLQSSVPVLQPPLPLEMPPPPPPPPDSPPPPPPPPPPPGEDGEIQEVEMEDEGGEEPPAPGTEEDAPLKPLLRPAASSSSSSQGAVEPSPTPLLSAKPQKRKAVEMNPGLLQRTATIGSCPVIYSQPLMATGKYQPSAMPLASLRPRQRLQGEIQGRPNLRIAPGHAGPQPAAMGLQSGYLGVPAPATSSVMSYSECAAPVGLAAAPARGALPATGTAEQPPPPPPPPPQTPPPPVPKAPPPPEKEKPRKGRKDKGKKGKTKMPSLVKKWQSIQRELDEEENSSSSEEDRETTAQRRIEEWKQQQLMSGMAERNANFEALPEDWRARLKRRKTASST from the exons ATGGGGAAGAAAtcccgcgccgcgccgggccgccgGCCCATCCTCCAGCTCTCCCCTCCTGGCCCCCGCCGGGACGAGGCGGCGGTTCCGCCGGCTGAAGGGGCCGACTCGGGCTCCGAGCCGG ATGAGCCCGAAGCGGTGGCGGAGCCCCCTCGCAGCGCGCCCaacccgccgccccccgcgcccgccgccgttAAGCCTACAG GAGGTTTGTGTCTGCTCGGCGCCTACGCAGACAGCGACGACGAGGAGGGCGAAACCCTGGAGAAATCGACCCGTCCCGCGGACGCCAATGGCAATAACTCGGCAGACATCGACAGCACGCTGGCCAACTTCCTGGCG GAGATCGATGCCATCACGGCTCCTCCGCAGCCTGCTGagcccacttcctcctcctcctcctccgcacCACCCCCCACGCCTCCCCGCCCCGAGCCCAAGGACTCGGGGAGCCAGTCCTCAAGCACCACCAACGGCGCGGGCGCTGCGCCGGCCCCGGAGTGGCAGTACGACACACAGTGCTCACTGGCAGGAG TGGGAGAGCTGGAGATGGGCGACTGGCAGGAGGTGTGGGACGAGAACACTGGCTGCTACTATTACTGGAACACCCAGAGCAACGAGGTGACCTGGGAGCTGCCGCAGTACCTAGCGACGCAGGTTCAGGGCCTGCAGCACTACCAGCACAG cacCGTGGCAGGTGCCAACGGCAGCTTCGTGGCAGCTGCTGAGCTGTACCCCCAGGAGAAGGGGGCTGCCCCGGGCACCATCGGCCGTGGGGCCAACCTCACCAAGAGGGAGGTGAAGAAG GAAGTGAACGAAGGTGTGCAGGCGCTCTCCAACagtgaggaggagaagaaaggggtGGCTGCGGCCCTCCTGGCACCGCTCCTGCCTGATGtggtgaaagaggaagaggagcgcTGGAGGAGGAAGGTGATTTGTAAAGAGGAGGTTGAGCTGCCCTCAGAAGAGGAGGCGAAAGCAGAAGAGACGGCGGCTGCCCCCGAAGAGCCGGAGCCCAGCCGGGATCCCCTGGAAGACACGCTGCAGGAGGATCTCTGCAGTGTGGTACAGTCAGGGGAGAgcgctgaggaagaggaggagcaagACACCCTCGAGCTGGAGATGGTGCTGGAGAGAAAGAAG GCGGAGCTGCGGGCCTTGGAGGAAGGCGACGGCAGCATTTCGGGCTCCAGCCCGCTCTCCGACGGGAGCCAGTCGGCCTCGCAGGATGCAACGCGCAGGCTGGCCTCTAAACGAGGGAAATGGAAACTGTTTGTCGGAGCTGCCAGCCCCGAATCAGCGAGTCGAGGCTCCAGCAAAACGGGCCGGGAGAGCCCGGAAGCGGGAGAAGCAG CGACGAGCACAGAAGCAGCTGATGCGAATTCAGACAAAGAGGCAGAGTCTGAGGAGCCCCAGGAGAAAGCAAAAGCCCAGGGGGCACCAAAAATagaagaggaggagcaggaccTAAAG TTTCAGATCGGAGAGCTGGCAAATACTCTGACTAGTAAATTGGAGTTCCTGGGCATCAACAGACAATCTATCTCCAACTTCCACATGTTGCTGTTGCAGACAGAG ACCCGCATTGCAGACTGGCGAGAAGGTGCTCTCAATGGAAACTACCTCAAACGCAAACTCCAAGACGCAGCCGAACAGCTAAAACAATACGAAATAAACGCCACCCCTAAAGGCTGGTCCTGCCACTGGGACAG GGAGCATAGACGCTATTTCTATGTTAACGAGCGCTCAGGAGAGTCGCAATGGGAGTTCCCCGACGGGGAGGACGAAGAGGAGGGACAGCAAACCACCGACAGAAAAGCCGACGGTCCTCCTAAACCACCTCCAAAAGACAAAGGAGAGCGCGCAGGGGACCCCGCCGAGCGCACCGCAG GCTCCCTTTGTAAAGAATCCTTCTCAGGCCAAGTTCCTGCTACGTCTCTCATGCCGCTCACTCCATTTTGGACTCTGCTTCAGTCCTCTGTCCCGGTCCTCCAACCTCCCTTGCCTTTGGAAATgcctccgccgcctccgcctccccCAGActcgcccccgccgccgcccccgccgccgccaccacccgGAGAAGATGGTGAGATCCAGGAAGTGGAGATGGAAGATGAGGGGGGCGAGGAGCCACCCGCCCCAGGAACGGAGGAAGACGCTCCCCTGAAGCCTCTCCTGCGCcccgctgccagcagcagcagcagcagccag GGCGCCGTCGAACCAAGCCCGACGCCGCTGCTCTCCGCCAAACCGCAGAAGAGGAAAGCGGTGGAGATGAACCCGGGGCTGCTGCAGCGAACAGCCACCATCGGCAGCTGCCCCGTCATCTACAGCCAGCCCCTGATGGCCACCGGCAAGTACCAGCCTTCGGCCATGCCCCTCGCCTCCCTGAGGCCTCGCCAGCGCCTGCAGGGCGAGATCCAGGGCCGCCCCAACCTCCGCATCGCGCCGGGCCACGCCGGCCCTCAGCCCGCGGCAATGGGCCTGCAATCAGGTTACCTGGGCGTGCCGGCGCCCGCCACCTCTTCCGTCATGAGCTACTCGGAGTGTGCCGCGCCCGTCGGCCTGGCCGCTGCGCCGGCGCGGGGAGCCCTGCCTGCCACTGGCACTGCcgagcagccgccgccgccacccccgccgcccccccagaCGCCCCCGCCGCCCGTCCCCAAGGCGCCGCCACCGCCGGAGAAGGAGAAGCCGAGGAAAGGGCGGAAGGACAAG GGTAAGAAGGGGAAGACGAAGATGCCGTCGCTGGTGAAGAAGTGGCAGAGCATCCAGCGGGAGCTGGACGAGGAGGAGAACTCCAGCTCCAGCGAGGAGGATCGGGAAACCACAGCCCAGCGGCGCATCGAAGAgtggaaacagcagcagctgatgaG TGGCATGGCGGAGAGGAATGCCAACTTCGAGGCGCTGCCAGAGGACTGGCGAGCGCGGCTGAAGCGGAGGAAAACCGCGTCAAGCACATGA